One part of the Clostridium thermosuccinogenes genome encodes these proteins:
- a CDS encoding DUF4367 domain-containing protein, whose protein sequence is MWVLFTAYIVWTIDDHLFIIQGQVSTDEAVKMAEGVKLVK, encoded by the coding sequence ATGTGGGTATTATTTACCGCTTACATAGTATGGACAATAGATGATCATCTTTTTATTATTCAAGGTCAAGTGAGCACAGATGAGGCAGTAAAAATGGCCGAAGGTGTTAAACTCGTAAAATAA
- the ltrA gene encoding group II intron reverse transcriptase/maturase, producing METKLTRIAQIAKQRPKEVFTSLYHLLNENLLTQCHRELKGNKAAGIDHITKEEYEQNLAGNIANLVNRLKNHSYKPQPVRRTYIPKGNGKEVRPLGIPSYEDKIVQMGLNKILQAIYETEFMEFSYGFRPNRSCHDALRELNRIIHTGKINYIVDADIRKFFDTVDHEWMIKFLKLRIADPNINRLITKFMKSGCMEEGQLIPTDVGTPQGSIVSPTLGNIYLHYVLDLWFVKVVKKRCKGQAEIVRYADDSVFCFQYKEDAEWFYKELIQRLEKFKLKVAEEKTKIIIFGKYAEERCKAAGLNKPETFDFLGFTHYCGRSVNGKFRLMRKTSKKKFKAKVQEFKQWIKASRNLKISEIFRATSSKLIGHYQYYGITDNMRMLSKFLYNIQKLLYKWLNRRSQRKSFSLDKFNLYLKINPLPKPRIYASMHYVGASSVK from the coding sequence ATGGAAACAAAACTGACAAGAATAGCACAAATCGCCAAACAAAGGCCAAAAGAAGTATTTACTTCGCTCTACCATTTGTTAAACGAAAACTTATTGACACAGTGCCACAGGGAGCTGAAAGGCAACAAAGCAGCGGGTATCGATCATATTACCAAAGAAGAATACGAACAAAACTTAGCCGGCAACATTGCCAACTTGGTAAACAGGCTCAAGAACCATAGCTATAAACCTCAGCCAGTTCGCAGAACCTACATACCTAAAGGAAACGGCAAGGAAGTGCGCCCATTAGGCATACCTTCGTATGAAGATAAAATTGTGCAAATGGGGTTGAACAAAATACTGCAAGCCATATATGAAACAGAATTTATGGAGTTCTCATATGGCTTTAGACCAAACAGAAGCTGCCACGATGCATTAAGAGAACTTAATAGGATAATCCATACCGGGAAAATAAACTACATTGTCGATGCTGATATCCGGAAGTTCTTTGATACTGTAGACCACGAGTGGATGATTAAATTTCTGAAGTTAAGGATAGCAGACCCGAACATCAATAGACTTATTACAAAGTTCATGAAATCAGGATGTATGGAAGAAGGCCAGTTGATACCAACCGACGTAGGCACACCTCAGGGGTCGATTGTTTCACCAACCCTTGGAAACATATACTTGCATTATGTTCTGGATTTGTGGTTTGTAAAAGTTGTGAAGAAAAGGTGTAAAGGTCAAGCTGAAATAGTAAGGTATGCAGATGATAGTGTGTTCTGCTTTCAATACAAAGAGGATGCAGAATGGTTCTATAAAGAATTAATTCAGAGGCTTGAGAAATTCAAGTTGAAGGTGGCGGAAGAAAAGACTAAGATAATAATCTTTGGGAAATATGCAGAAGAGCGCTGTAAAGCTGCAGGATTAAATAAACCGGAGACTTTTGATTTCCTGGGATTCACGCACTATTGTGGCAGGAGCGTCAATGGTAAGTTCAGGTTAATGAGGAAGACGAGTAAGAAGAAATTCAAAGCAAAAGTTCAGGAGTTTAAGCAGTGGATAAAAGCTTCAAGAAATCTGAAAATAAGCGAAATATTCAGAGCTACCTCTTCAAAGCTCATAGGCCACTATCAGTATTATGGAATTACAGATAACATGAGAATGCTCTCGAAATTTCTGTACAACATACAGAAGCTACTGTACAAATGGCTTAACAGAAGAAGTCAAAGGAAAAGCTTTAGCCTTGATAAGTTTAATTTGTATCTGAAAATTAATCCCCTGCCGAAACCCAGAATATATGCAAGTATGCACTATGTAGGCGCAAGTAGTGTTAAGTGA
- a CDS encoding DUF5050 domain-containing protein, which translates to MIAIIKKFIYIILLFAIMLLSGCTDREKSAAIPDNSKFESTDVSDTSKLENTEASNNSKSEGTNVSDNSSQSSEKNNIFTLSDDRETIKKYSSTGELIQTYTATGVYMISHVIADYSNNIVYYTGHDPDSEPDKNIFTLFMMDVSSEQKEPVALVNGIEARIYMQGSNLYYWVNGDGIYKYDTKTGNTKRIAPITKNIYDYIINENFLYYSIDSYEKRELSGLYSYRLADNTNEKLVSWDGVGIIGLIEDGCIYSFYDNGQKLLYHYDRTTGKSTLISPKATFCVTYEDKILYVNPDDNYHIYQMDSNGNNSISIIPKHGSDLQISNGWLYIVGSGYSDYRNYFRYNLETGVIETLPESFSGKIIGSNE; encoded by the coding sequence GTGATTGCTATTATAAAAAAATTCATTTACATCATCCTGCTTTTTGCTATTATGTTATTGTCCGGTTGTACGGACAGAGAGAAATCAGCAGCAATACCAGACAATTCAAAATTTGAAAGCACTGATGTTTCTGACACTTCGAAACTAGAAAATACTGAAGCTTCTAACAACTCAAAATCTGAAGGAACCAATGTTTCTGACAACTCGTCCCAATCGAGCGAAAAAAACAATATATTTACCCTCTCCGATGACCGTGAAACCATTAAGAAATACAGCTCGACCGGAGAACTGATACAAACCTATACGGCAACCGGGGTGTATATGATTTCACATGTCATAGCAGACTATTCCAACAATATTGTGTATTATACAGGGCATGACCCGGATAGTGAGCCTGATAAAAATATATTCACGCTGTTTATGATGGATGTATCATCCGAACAGAAAGAACCGGTTGCTTTAGTCAATGGAATTGAAGCAAGAATCTATATGCAAGGCAGCAATTTGTACTACTGGGTTAATGGCGACGGAATCTATAAATACGATACTAAAACCGGAAACACCAAACGCATAGCTCCTATAACTAAAAATATTTATGATTATATAATCAACGAAAATTTTTTATATTATTCAATCGACTCATATGAGAAACGGGAACTATCGGGACTTTATTCTTATCGCTTAGCGGATAACACAAATGAAAAACTGGTAAGCTGGGATGGGGTTGGAATTATTGGATTAATTGAAGATGGCTGCATATATAGCTTTTACGATAATGGACAAAAACTACTGTATCATTATGACCGAACCACAGGTAAATCCACACTTATATCGCCCAAAGCGACATTTTGTGTAACTTACGAGGATAAAATCCTATATGTAAACCCTGATGATAATTATCATATATACCAAATGGATTCAAATGGCAATAATTCAATCTCTATAATACCTAAGCATGGTTCTGACCTGCAAATATCTAACGGATGGCTTTACATTGTTGGCTCTGGTTATTCTGATTACAGGAATTATTTTCGTTATAATTTGGAAACAGGTGTAATTGAAACATTGCCGGAGAGCTTTTCAGGAAAAATCATTGGCTCGAACGAGTAG
- a CDS encoding IS1182 family transposase: MDSLVPQDHILRKIDKYIDFSFIDDLVKDLYCHDNGRPAVDPKIIVKMLLLGYLFGIRSERQIVREVQVNLAYRWFLGYGFTDKIIDASTISQNRRRRFNGTDIFQQIFDNIVLQAMEHKLISGKVLYTDSTHLKANANKRKFIEQQVERSVKEYVEELDKAVDEDREKHEKRPTKKDHQPELVKTKISTTDSESGYMVRDGKPKGFFYLDHRTVDIKYNIITGVFVTPGNVNDVDPYLDRLDRQIEKFHFDVKYTGADVGYFTNVICKGFADRKIQGVIGSRLGPHTKGKYHKYNFQYVKELDICVCPNLRALEYKTTTRAGNREYVSNPEHCQNCDKKDRCLIGKNDRRIVYRHIWEEYKDQVYAFTKTEKGKRIYKKRKESIERSFADSKELHGLRYCRLRGLSKVSEQCLLTAAAQNIKKIAMVLDRRFSHKKICLHSLIIHILLNCCLTRVIITYHTNYICK, translated from the coding sequence ATAGATAGCTTAGTTCCACAAGACCATATTTTAAGAAAAATAGATAAATATATAGATTTTTCATTCATAGATGATTTGGTAAAAGACCTTTACTGCCATGATAATGGTAGACCAGCTGTTGACCCGAAAATAATTGTAAAGATGCTTCTTCTGGGATACCTGTTTGGAATAAGGTCTGAAAGACAAATTGTGAGAGAAGTACAAGTAAACTTAGCATATAGATGGTTCTTAGGCTATGGTTTTACAGATAAAATCATTGATGCTTCTACTATTAGTCAAAATAGGAGACGTAGATTTAATGGGACAGATATTTTCCAGCAAATATTTGATAATATAGTTCTTCAAGCTATGGAGCACAAACTTATCAGTGGAAAAGTTCTGTACACTGATTCTACTCATTTAAAGGCAAATGCAAATAAAAGAAAATTCATTGAGCAACAAGTAGAGAGATCAGTAAAAGAATATGTAGAAGAACTTGATAAGGCTGTAGATGAGGATCGTGAAAAACATGAGAAAAGACCAACAAAAAAAGACCATCAACCTGAACTAGTAAAAACTAAAATCAGCACAACAGATTCTGAAAGTGGTTATATGGTCAGGGACGGAAAACCCAAGGGGTTTTTTTATCTTGATCATAGAACAGTAGATATAAAATACAATATCATTACCGGTGTTTTTGTTACTCCTGGGAATGTTAATGATGTTGACCCTTATCTTGACAGGCTTGACAGGCAAATTGAGAAATTTCATTTTGATGTAAAGTATACTGGAGCAGATGTAGGCTATTTCACAAATGTTATATGTAAAGGATTTGCAGATAGAAAAATACAAGGGGTCATCGGTTCACGACTTGGCCCCCATACGAAAGGTAAATATCATAAATATAATTTTCAATATGTTAAGGAACTAGATATATGTGTATGTCCTAATTTAAGAGCACTAGAATATAAAACTACTACAAGAGCCGGAAATAGAGAGTATGTAAGTAATCCTGAGCATTGTCAAAACTGCGATAAAAAAGATAGATGTCTTATAGGGAAAAATGATCGAAGAATAGTATATCGCCATATTTGGGAAGAGTATAAAGATCAGGTATATGCCTTTACCAAGACGGAAAAGGGAAAAAGAATATATAAAAAAAGAAAAGAAAGTATTGAGCGAAGCTTTGCAGATTCAAAAGAACTGCATGGACTTCGCTATTGTCGTTTGCGTGGATTATCTAAAGTAAGTGAACAATGTCTACTAACAGCAGCTGCTCAAAATATCAAGAAGATAGCAATGGTATTAGATAGGAGGTTTTCTCATAAAAAAATATGTTTGCATTCCTTAATTATCCATATTCTTCTAAATTGTTGTTTAACGAGAGTAATTATTACATATCATACCAATTATATATGTAAATAA
- a CDS encoding stalk domain-containing protein, translating into MKLNKKIMNILFILLLTGLQVIDVQPAEAKDQASTVNSFCISLKPDSKDILLNGEPRTIENAPFIQDGIVYVPLRETVELVNGMVKYFPKDKRIIIALKNDKNYVYITEIWVGDTRVRSGGYYEVPVSSNRKNKVPIIKNGVVYIPVEYFSCIGFGTNINPGERIILTTITNDFKIDDFVLGQDFNLLSDDAKNRFKPTGKIDYEDNNYKEEVYSDGDIEISLGIYKKPPYDGWQETRKIRKIVLLNDKYQTLRGLKVGDSVEKYMDLYDGDSLMNHFSVETSDGRISKVIFKRLFVD; encoded by the coding sequence ATGAAACTAAATAAGAAAATTATGAATATTTTATTTATACTCCTATTAACAGGATTGCAGGTTATTGATGTTCAGCCGGCAGAAGCTAAAGATCAGGCAAGCACAGTTAATTCTTTTTGCATAAGTCTAAAGCCTGATAGCAAAGATATTTTATTAAACGGAGAGCCCAGAACCATCGAAAATGCACCATTCATTCAAGACGGCATTGTATATGTTCCATTAAGAGAAACCGTAGAGCTAGTTAACGGCATGGTAAAATATTTTCCAAAAGACAAAAGAATAATAATTGCTTTAAAGAATGACAAGAATTATGTTTACATCACTGAAATCTGGGTTGGTGATACAAGAGTACGGTCAGGTGGCTATTATGAGGTTCCTGTAAGCAGTAACAGGAAAAACAAAGTACCAATAATTAAAAATGGAGTTGTTTATATACCGGTAGAGTATTTTAGCTGCATCGGATTCGGAACTAACATAAATCCAGGTGAAAGAATCATTCTGACGACAATTACCAACGATTTTAAAATTGACGATTTTGTACTTGGCCAAGATTTCAATCTATTAAGTGATGATGCCAAAAACAGGTTTAAACCTACAGGTAAAATTGATTATGAAGACAATAACTATAAAGAAGAAGTATACTCTGACGGCGACATTGAAATATCCCTTGGGATTTATAAAAAGCCTCCTTACGATGGTTGGCAGGAAACCAGGAAAATACGGAAAATTGTCTTGCTTAATGATAAGTATCAGACTTTGAGGGGGCTAAAAGTAGGAGACAGTGTTGAGAAGTATATGGATTTATATGACGGGGATTCGCTTATGAATCACTTTAGTGTGGAAACAAGCGATGGTAGGATTTCTAAAGTAATTTTCAAAAGGCTTTTTGTTGATTAA
- a CDS encoding transposase yields MYDDYEIWYLDEVHFYRSTTICRMWAKRGCQPKVKSAPTQEKVAFIGYINPLTGELITNECNKFNYETVIESVKSFTEYVPSDKKILIVLDNAPWHKKAVRLLRASNEYPRLEFILFKAPNVKLRTLCS; encoded by the coding sequence TTGTACGACGATTATGAAATCTGGTATTTAGACGAAGTTCACTTTTATCGTAGTACTACTATTTGCCGTATGTGGGCAAAACGCGGTTGCCAGCCAAAAGTTAAGTCTGCTCCTACACAGGAAAAAGTAGCTTTCATCGGGTATATCAATCCGCTAACTGGTGAACTGATTACGAATGAATGCAATAAATTCAATTACGAAACTGTCATAGAATCAGTAAAATCATTTACCGAATATGTTCCAAGTGATAAAAAGATACTAATCGTGCTTGACAACGCACCATGGCACAAAAAAGCAGTACGCTTATTACGAGCGAGTAATGAATATCCCAGACTTGAGTTTATTTTGTTTAAGGCACCCAATGTAAAGCTAAGAACGTTGTGTTCATAA
- a CDS encoding phage holin family protein produces the protein MNSFLNNYKITFATLGGILGWLFGGFDSLIYALISFVAMDYITGVLLAIHNKKVSSEIGFKGICKKILIFILVSMGNIIDQYILGSGSALRTLLIMFYLSNEGISILENTGKMGLPFPRKIKDVIEKLKENDDKK, from the coding sequence ATGAACTCATTTTTAAACAATTACAAGATTACTTTTGCAACTCTAGGAGGTATATTAGGATGGCTATTTGGAGGGTTTGATTCCCTTATCTACGCGTTAATCTCTTTTGTCGCAATGGATTATATTACCGGAGTATTGCTTGCTATTCACAACAAAAAAGTGTCAAGTGAAATAGGCTTTAAGGGCATATGCAAAAAGATTCTGATATTCATACTTGTTTCAATGGGTAATATCATTGATCAATATATACTTGGTTCCGGAAGCGCTTTGAGAACGTTACTTATTATGTTCTATTTATCAAATGAAGGTATCAGCATCCTCGAAAATACAGGCAAAATGGGACTCCCATTTCCCCGAAAAATAAAGGATGTCATAGAAAAGTTGAAAGAAAATGATGACAAGAAGTAA
- a CDS encoding CHAP domain-containing protein, with translation MSTMKSAQTVYYGPSTSIYPSVGSVSSGETVTALWKEGDWTHIEYSVTGTSKKKRGYVRTDTVNITESVSTITVQNYTRYVLTSATTYTGPGSTGYVEAGSVSRGETVIYLGQKINNYAFIEYTITGTSQKKRAYFYADYLTATPITPQLVVGERPSDMNIYGECYFSKNWYYQSDPTLVGQCTWFCWGRALEKCGRSIRFNGDNNAKNWYSNAISGYSSKQPSTVYPMKNAIACFSDSKNGHVVFIEDVVGSTVYYTEANADRNNELSDDDGIVKIASTTDFPSLYGKTLVGYIVL, from the coding sequence ATGTCAACAATGAAATCTGCTCAGACCGTCTATTACGGTCCTAGCACCAGTATCTATCCCTCGGTGGGCAGCGTGTCTAGTGGTGAAACTGTAACCGCCTTATGGAAAGAAGGGGACTGGACTCATATCGAGTACAGTGTTACCGGTACCAGTAAAAAGAAAAGGGGATATGTTCGCACTGATACAGTAAATATTACCGAGTCGGTGTCAACAATCACCGTTCAGAATTATACCAGGTATGTGTTAACCAGCGCTACAACTTACACAGGGCCTGGGTCAACCGGATATGTGGAGGCCGGTTCAGTCTCCAGAGGGGAAACAGTCATCTATCTTGGTCAGAAGATTAACAACTATGCGTTTATTGAGTATACCATAACAGGTACTTCCCAAAAGAAGCGAGCATATTTTTACGCAGATTATTTAACTGCGACGCCTATTACACCACAATTGGTCGTTGGTGAGCGTCCGTCCGATATGAACATTTATGGAGAATGTTACTTTAGCAAGAACTGGTATTATCAGTCAGATCCTACTTTGGTAGGCCAATGCACTTGGTTTTGCTGGGGAAGAGCTCTAGAAAAGTGTGGTAGGTCCATAAGGTTTAATGGAGACAATAATGCCAAAAACTGGTACAGCAATGCTATCAGCGGATATTCAAGCAAACAACCCAGCACAGTATATCCTATGAAAAATGCGATAGCATGTTTTTCGGATAGCAAAAATGGACATGTTGTCTTCATTGAAGATGTCGTGGGATCCACCGTCTACTATACTGAGGCAAATGCGGATAGAAATAACGAGCTTTCGGATGATGATGGTATTGTTAAGATTGCTTCCACGACGGATTTTCCTAGCTTATACGGAAAAACCTTGGTTGGCTATATTGTACTGTAA
- a CDS encoding phosphodiester glycosidase family protein — MSYGSLSASIVNHFNKVSYTLDGKTYKDIKIFKTDPKNESIAPAVYVNGNKQRMENMNPPGVSSSKVIAKINGNPMEYGQYNDAFYGLYYVNSTLYMDGKQLSGTSDTALNKLHHRYYPCFCVKTDGTVNIRWFTKDNLATALPYCNSIIGSAHPLVFNSMSVFESVVKDDVEGIRIADWSQLDNTDYHFNNGICGGTAAYSANRTFLGHKADGSFFMVCFDVSGIDLRSGAKLMVDLGCDYAVSMDGGGAVKMRVADNYTNGYPYLK, encoded by the coding sequence ATGAGCTATGGAAGTTTAAGCGCATCTATTGTAAATCATTTTAACAAAGTATCTTATACTCTAGATGGAAAAACTTATAAGGATATCAAGATATTTAAAACTGATCCTAAAAATGAGTCTATTGCTCCGGCGGTCTATGTAAATGGAAATAAGCAGCGTATGGAAAACATGAATCCTCCCGGAGTTAGTTCGTCAAAGGTAATTGCAAAAATAAATGGTAATCCAATGGAATATGGGCAGTACAACGATGCATTCTATGGGCTATATTACGTTAACAGTACTCTTTATATGGACGGTAAACAGTTAAGTGGAACTTCGGATACTGCGCTCAACAAGTTACATCATCGTTATTATCCATGTTTTTGTGTAAAAACTGACGGTACTGTAAATATAAGATGGTTCACAAAAGACAATTTAGCTACTGCTCTACCTTATTGCAATTCTATAATTGGATCTGCCCATCCGCTAGTATTCAATAGTATGTCTGTGTTCGAAAGCGTAGTCAAAGACGATGTGGAAGGCATAAGGATTGCTGATTGGAGCCAATTGGATAATACTGATTACCATTTCAATAACGGTATTTGCGGTGGTACAGCGGCTTACTCAGCCAACAGAACATTCCTTGGGCATAAGGCAGACGGGTCGTTTTTCATGGTTTGTTTTGACGTATCAGGAATTGATTTGCGTTCAGGAGCAAAACTTATGGTTGATTTGGGATGCGACTATGCTGTTAGCATGGATGGCGGTGGCGCAGTTAAAATGAGGGTTGCTGACAATTATACCAACGGATATCCTTATTTAAAGTAA
- a CDS encoding helix-turn-helix domain-containing protein, producing the protein MTSGGIIELILAIQNALNENEEAKYYHRLDLVMLAINGMPVKEIAALYNESPTTISYWTKKAVEQGIESLKSGKHTGRKPRLTAEQFHQLDEDLRKSPADFGYEYNMWDGVVLSRHLADHYDVSIQVRQSQRIMRQLGYTLQRPQTKPSGGDPVEQEEFKKN; encoded by the coding sequence TTGACAAGTGGGGGCATTATAGAGCTTATACTGGCGATTCAAAACGCACTTAATGAGAATGAAGAAGCTAAATACTATCATCGTCTGGATCTTGTGATGCTCGCAATAAATGGTATGCCTGTGAAAGAGATTGCAGCCTTATATAACGAATCACCCACAACAATAAGTTATTGGACCAAAAAAGCAGTAGAGCAAGGTATTGAATCCCTAAAGTCAGGTAAACATACCGGAAGGAAGCCCAGATTAACTGCAGAGCAATTTCATCAATTGGATGAAGACCTTCGCAAATCCCCTGCCGACTTTGGTTATGAGTACAATATGTGGGACGGGGTGGTACTAAGCAGGCATTTAGCTGACCACTATGATGTTAGTATTCAAGTTCGCCAATCTCAACGGATCATGAGGCAGTTGGGCTATACATTGCAGCGCCCTCAGACTAAACCAAGCGGAGGCGATCCTGTCGAACAGGAAGAGTTTAAAAAAAACTGA